From the genome of Calliopsis andreniformis isolate RMS-2024a unplaced genomic scaffold, iyCalAndr_principal scaffold0022, whole genome shotgun sequence, one region includes:
- the LOC143187292 gene encoding uncharacterized protein LOC143187292 isoform X3: MQHIEINNRDHNYSEVNVENVESTDSYIQKVFDNEIKVVCKPSKSASTLTKETFGQIKDINELKKITPRVKLLAHDANSLSELTKISLHNKISAQKKIVISEETKQELKKYCRTCAGLKLPLVDIFSEKGIQMRLSQQIKHLEEINPYDSLSTQMCMDCICDLKMSYKFFMQIKKAEVKLKSIHVTLVDAAAKSIEKKKMQAAASTDNSEIQIEKVIEYNKTNPSTSKEYNEQSSMSNVSEMFPVKDSQASSKEHKEESKIVVEESKDKTEVEIFEDVTVQHISDDNESIEEFDPDDPPFQPDSSDIAESDDELDIQITNVKRRNIQQKENVVKQCLQPVFIYDNNSVPDDETKDLNQTTYKYDTSLNAYIKVEDTEDSRYTTESHGIIQSETGGNNESTKEFVKQPNILKRRLLSQPKKEHTEESDENTFQSNVSDKNVSHKDAKVQKLDIHNPLSINNSNQEDGIMYVTVKGSKPNEILLVKVKKMDKPLEKKEDKSLGKKNFDIKPVEKMLKRYETLVTKEKDLFPERSKKSEMREQIIEEQIEEYKKKREKVLGGHGNISIPLKLEETQSRYVKRNENQDSQKSSVYIENSPPVVNIQSDKDNNNSNTSTNTSINTSINTSTNSCTIKVENGTSENESVKELPTNEKAYVNTEEYLSRLAKLKLKWEEAKKKKESLQKELDESYTEGNIEKLARILGEKEKNLQDFQDYLKQRKIVITRLKDEDIISLYEDRNNAVLKNSLPDLIDESQPADYIPEEHYLECDYCPETFASKDILEEHLKMHDYKIMHYCEDCMEEFPTNKAKRNHNIVCIKKLLCKYCDIMLDSKGKKRQHEQKHCDSMYGQLCDVCGEKFKHQGTLDQHVKTQHMSWEKIFQCPKCPKKFAFKQKLSFHLKSVHTTLRAYLCEDCGADFKNPASLRHHRIRKHQPVGNKRECPVCHKLVPFYSLSKHMHTHKAYTIQCPHCDKMFKNSSTLKQHVRIHEDQRQYRCDTCGVGFNRRDGLRLHMRVHEKTDSRGLKECSCQVCGEKFPNHSTLVIHRNRVHKDGRQYTCHICNRSMISTRSLEWHMSHIHNESLPGIVKEEVDGTPDKKRVSCYHCNKTFKTEMILRTHIKNTHMEKDPMKCLDCELTFTSEVRLRHHMMVTHNRLEGTLPCPHCPKRFVNQLRLKTHMISHSEERPYTCEICGFNLKTKIQLIKHHQNRHSDERPLQCSVCRQRFKYLGDKNKHERRHESLGGSGFKRIVPGRNIKPKVQEDSSCSDQEQEGLTNAESQVPDGEYEEQTDQQFEEEQIVKFEEQGIVKFEEQEITEEYEQVYEQEYEETSREASDAAEVIMNMEDTTVYTEEVTADNIESAEIMADEMMTNEILQSGAVVHLQQEDDSGKIQVIPVMLSLPDLSDANTEVNLATASIMYNN; the protein is encoded by the exons ATGCAGCACATTGAAATTAATAACAGGGATCATAATTATAGCGAAGTTAATGTAGAAAATGTTGAATCTACCGATAGCTATATTCAAAAAGTGTTTGACAATGAAATTAAGGTAGTGTGTAAACCAAGTAAATCTGCATCAACGTTGACTAAAGAAACGTTTGGTCAGATTAAGGATATAAATGAATTGAAGAAAATAACACCACGTGTGAAATTATTAGCTCATGATGCTAATAGCTTAAGTGAGTTAACTAAAATCTCCTTGCACAATAAGATATCTGCACAAAAAAAGATAGTTATATCAGAGGAAACTAAACAAGAGTTGAAGAAGTATTGCAGGACATGTGCAGGTTTAAAGCTTCCATTAGTTGATATATTCAGTGAGAAAGGCATTCAGATGAGATTGAGTCAACAAATTAAACACTTAGAGGAAATAAATCCATACGATAGTTTGTCTACTCAAATGTGCATGGACTGTATTTGTGACTTAAAAATGAGTTATAAGTTTTTTATGCAGATCAAGAAAGCAGAAGTTAAGTTGAAATCTATTCACGTTACATTAGTAGATGCAGCAGCAAAAAGCATAGAAAAAAAGAAGATGCAAGCTGCAGCAAGTACCGATAACTCTGAGATACAAATAGAAAAGgttatagagtacaataaaactaATCCATCTACGAGTAAAGAATATAATGAACAGTCATCCATGTCAAATGTGTCTGAAATGTTTCCTGTGAAGGACAGTCAAGCCTCTTCAAAAGAACATAAAGAAGAATCGAAAATCGTTGTCGAAGAATCGAAAGACAAGACTGAAGTTGAGATTTTCGAAGACGTGACTGTACAGCATATAAGTGATGATAATGAATCTATAGAGGAATTTGATCCTGATGATCCACCGTTTCAACCTGACAGTTCCGATATTGCAGAATCTGATGATGAATTAGATATACAAATAACAAACGTGAAAAGACGAAATATTCAACAAAAAGAGAACGTTGTAAAGCAGTGTTTACAGCCAGTTTTTATTTATGATAATAATTCAGTTCCAGATGACGAAACTAAAGATCTTAATCAAACAACTTATAAATACGATACATCACTGAATGCGTACATTAAAGTAGAAGACACAGAAGATAGTCGCTATACAACTGAATCACACGGTATAATTCAATCTGAAACAGGAGGTAACAATGAAAGTACAAAAGAATTTGTGAAACAACCAAATATACTAAAACGACGTCTTTTATCGCAACCTAAGAAAGAGCATACTGAAGAATCTGATGAAAATACTTTTCAGTCTAATGTCTCTGATAAAAATGTAagccataaagatgcaaaagtacaAAAGTTAGACATACACAATCCTTTGAGTATTAATAATAGCAATCAAGAAGATGGGATCATGTATGTCACTGTTAAGGGTTCTAAACCAAACGAAATACTATTAGTAAAGGTTAAGAAAATGGATAAGCCATTAGAAAAAAAAGAAGATAAATCTTTGGGGAAAAAAAATTTTGATattaaaccagtggaaaagatgTTGAAGCGATATGAAACGTTAGTTACTAAAGAAAAAGATTTATTTCCCGAACGGTCAAAAAAGTCTGAAATGAGGGAACAGATCATTGAAGAACAAATAGAGGAGTATAAAAAAAAACGGGAGAAGGTATTAGGTGGGCATGGTAACATTTCAATTCCGTTGAAGCTTGAAGAAACTCAAAGTCGTTATGTTAAGCGAAACGAAAATCAAGACAGTCAAAAGTCGTCTGTGTATATAGAAAATAGTCCACCTGTTGTAAATATACAATCAGATAaggataataataatagtaatacaaGTACTAATACAAGCATTAATACAAGCATTAATACAAGTACTAATTCATGTACCATTAAAGTTGAAAATGGTACATCTGAAAATGAGTCAGTAAAGGAGCTACCAACTAATGAAAAAGCATATGTAAATACTGAGGAATATTTGTCACGTTTAGCGAAGCTTAAATTGAAATGGGAAGAGgcaaaaaagaaaaaggaatcTCTTCAAAAGGAATTAGATGAATCTTATACAGAAgggaatattgaaaaattagcAAGGATTTTaggagaaaaagaaaagaatctaCAAGATTTTCAAGACTATTTAAAGCAACGTAAAATTGTAATTACAAGACTAAAAGATGAAGACATTATTTCCCTTTACGAAGATAGGAACAATGCAGTGCTGAAGAACAGTTTACCTGATTTAATTGATGAGAGTCAACCAGCAGATTATATCCCAGAGGAACATTATTTAGAATGTGATTATTGTCCAGAAACATTTGCTTCTAAAGATATACTTGAAGAACACTTGAAAATGCATGATTACAAAATTATGCATTACTGTGAGGATTGCATGGAAGAATTTCCTACCAATAAAGCCAAAAGAAATCATAATATTGTCTGTATAAAAAAGTTATTATGTAAATACTGTGATATCATGTTAGATTCAAAAGGTAAAAAGCGTCAGCATGAGCAAAAGCATTGCGACAGTATGTATGGACAGCtctgtgatgtttgtggagaaaaATTTAAACATCAAGGAACATTAGATCAACATGTAAAAACACAACATATGAGCTGGGAAAAGATTTTTCAGTGCCCAAAGTGTCCCAAAAAGTTTGCCTTCAAGCAGAAGCTCAGCTTCCATTTAAAATCTGTTCACACAACATTGAGAGCCTATTTATGCGAAGACTGTGGAGCAGATTTCAAAAACCCTGCAAGTCTTAGACATCACAGAATACGTAAGCATCAACCAGTAGGCAATAAGAGAGAGTGTCCAGTTTGTCATAAACTGGTACCATTTTACAGTCTTTCAAAACACATGCATACACATAAAGCATACACTATTCAGTGTCCACATTGCgacaaaatgtttaaaaatagtTCAACATTGAAGCAGCATGTGAGGATTCACGAAGACCAACGTCAGTATAGATGTGATACTTGTGGCGTTGGTTTTAATAGACGCGATGGCTTAAGATTACACATGAGAGTACATGAAAAAACTGATAGTAGAGGATTGAAAGAGTGCTCGTGTCAAGTATGTGGTGAAAAATTTCCAAATCATTCAACACTTGTTATACATAGAAACAGAGTCCATAAAGATGGCAGGCAATACACGTGTCACATATGTAATAGATCAATGATTTCGACTAGATCATTAGAGTGGCACATGTCTCATATACATAATGAATCGCTTCCTGGTATTGTAAAGGAGGAGGTAGATGGAACGCCAGATAAGAAGAGAGTATCTTGTTATCATTGTAACAAGACATTTAAGACAGAAATGATTTTGAGAACACATATTAAAAACACTCATATGGAGAAAGATCCTATGAAATGTTTAGACTGTGAATTAACATTTACCTCGGAAGTAAGGCTAAGACATCATATGATGGTGACACATAATAGGCTAGAAGGAACTCTACCGTGTCCACATTGTCCAAAGAGATTTGTAAATCAACTTAGGCTAAAGACGCATATGATATCTCATTCGGAAGAAAGACCGTACACATGTGAAATCTGTGGATTTAACTTGAAAACTAAAATTCAGCTAATTAAACATCACCAAAATAGGCATAGCGACGAAAGACCTTTGCAGTGCAG TGTTTGTAGACAGCGTTTCAAATACTTAGGTGATAAAAATAAACATGAAAGACGGCACGAGAGTTTAGGAGGATCTGGATTTAAAAGAATAGTACCTGGAAGAAATATTAAACCTAAAGTACAAGAAGATTCTTCTTGTTCCGATCAAGAGCAAGAAGGCTTGACTAATGCAGAGTCTCAGGTTCCTGATGGGGAATATGAAGAACAAACGGATCAACAATTCGAGGAAGAACAGATAGTTAAGTTCGAAGAGCAAGGAATAGTGAAATTTGAAGAACAGGAAATAACGGAAGAATACGAACAAGTATATGaacaa GAATATGAAGAAACGTCCAGGGAAGCCTCAGATGCAGCAGAAGTTATAATGAATATGGAAGATACTACTGTATACACAGAAGAAGTAACTGCAGATAACATTGAATCTGCAGAAATAATGGCTGACGAAATGATGACAAATGAAATATTACAATCAGGTGCTGTAGTTCATTTGCAACAAGAAGATGACTCAGGGAAGATACAAGTGATCCCAGTGATGCTATCTTTACCTGATCTATCTGATGCGAATACAGAAGTCAATTTGGCTACAGCATCCATCATGTATAATAATTGA